The window GGCGTCATGCCCCATTCCCATTTGCGGATGGGCTGGCCCAGCTTGCTGAAATTGTCGCGGTGCGCCCACTGATTGGCGCGCAGATTGTTGCCCAGCGCGTCGCCTGCGCGGATTTCCAGGTCGGAATAATCCTGCCAGCGGTCGGGATAGCCGATCTTTGGCGTGAAGGACGCGAGCTTCGCCCGTGCCTTTGCCTTGGTTTCCGGTGCCATCCAGGTCAGCGCATCGATGCGGCGGCCCATCGCCTCGGTCACGTTGCGGACCAGCTCGTCCATCGCCGCCTTGGTTTCCGGCGGGAAATATTTGGCGACATAGAGCTTGCTGACGTCATCCGACAGCGCGCCGGTGGTGAAGTTGACCGCACGCTTCCAGCGCGGTTCCTGTTCCGGGGTGCCGGACAGGGTGGTGCCGTAAAAGGCGAACTGTTCGCGGTCGAACTGTTCCGGCAGCACATCGGCAAAGCCGCTGAGCGAGCGGATCAGCAGCTGATCCTTCAGCACCGAAACCGGCGTTGCGGCGATCAGTTTGGCGATGCCGGTGACCGCGCTCGGCTGAGCCACGATGACGCTGTCGACATTGGCGCCCAGCCCCTTGAAATAGGTGGCGAAATCGAACCCCGGTGCCTCGCGCGACAGCTGGGCCAGCGTGCGCTTGTTATAGGTTTTTTCCGCGTCGCGGCTCTCGGTCCGGGTCCAGTGGACCTTTGCGATGGCCGTTTCGAAATCGAGCAGCGCCTTGGCCCGCGCATCCGCATTGGGTTCGCCCGCCAGCGTCATCATCTTGGTCAGATAGGCCAGATACGCCTCGCGCACCTTTACCTGCCGCGGTTCGGCCGACAGGTAATAGTCGCGGTCGGGCATGCCGAGGCCGCTCTGCACCATCGTCACGGCATAGACATTGGGGTTCTTGTCATCGTTGTTGACATAGGCGCCGAAGGGACCGCCGACGCCGTTCTTCTGCGCGTCGGCCACCAGCGCGGGATAGCCCGCCTTGTCCTTCAGCGCCTTGATCTGGCCCAGCCAGGGCTGAATGGGCGCAAGGCCGGCCGCGTTGATCGCCGCGGTATCGAGGTACGAGGCATAGGCGGTGCCGATCTTGCTGTTCGCGTCGCCCTTGGTCGCTTCCAAGATTTCGCGCGTCCGCTTGCTCGACAGGTCGTCCAGCACGGTAAACATGCCGTAATTCGACTTGTCGGCCGGGATCGGCGTCGCCTTTGACCAGGCGTCGTTGGCAAAGGCGTAGAAATTGTCGCCCGGCGCGATGCTGCGGTCCATGCCGGCCGTGTCGAAACCGAAGCTGCCATAGGTGGGCGGTGCCTTTGCCGCAGGCGCTTCGGACGGGGCCGAGGCGGTTTCCGCCGGGGTCGTGGTCGCTGTGGGCGCGCAGGCACCGATCATGGTCGCGCTGGCAAGAAGAGACAGGGTGAGAGCGGACAACCGCATGGACGCTTCCTTCACACAAGAATGAGGATGCGCTGTCTTAGTCCGCTGTTACGCCCGGTCAACCGGTCGGACGCTGGTTTCGAACGCCCGATGCCACGGTGCTGCGCGACCGGCGCCATTTGCGGCCGATCCACCAGCGCCAGCCGAGCGCCGTGCCGAAATAGGCGATGATCGCGCCAAGGATGGAAAACAGGACAAGCCCGGTCAGCGTCGCCGGTCCCGCTTCGACGAACAGCCAGTCGAGCCAGCCGCGATTGGCGGCGGCGGCACCCGCGCTGATCGGATTGCCGGGCAGCTTTTCATCCAGCCGCAGCAACCATTTGCCGACGACATAGGCGGCAACCCAGATGGGCGGCGTGGTGAAGGGGTTGGTGATGAACGTGGTCGCCGCCGCCGCCGGAATGTTCGCGCGCAGCGGCAGGGCGAGCAGCGCGGTCGCCGGAATCTGCGCCACCGGCACCATGATGCCGGTCACGACGCCCAGCGCGACGCCGCGCGGCACCGACCGGCGGGTAAAGCGCCACAGCGACGGGGCCAGCACGCGATTGGCAAAGGGCCGGGTCAGCCGGTGATCAGCCAACTGTTCGCGGGTCGGCATGGCCGCCAGAAAGCGGTCGATCAGGCGACGACCCGCCACCGGATCAGCCACGGTCGCGCAGCAGGCGCTGCTGCTCCCGCTTCCAGTCGCGTTCCTTGATGGTCTCGCGCTTGTCATGCGCCTTCTTGCCCTTGGCCAGTGCCAGCTCGACCTTGGCCCGGCCGCGCCCGTTGAAATACACGGACAGCGGCACCAGGGTCATCCCCTCGCGCGCCACCGCGCCGTGCAGCTTCCTTATCTCGCGCTCATGAAGGAGCAGTTTACGCGGGCGCTTGGGTTCGTGATTATACCGGTTGCCATGGCTAAATTCCGGGATGGTCGAATTGACCAGCCACACCTGGCCATCCTTTACCTCGGCATAGGATTCGACGATCGACCCCTCGCCAAAGCGAAGGCTCTTCACCTCTGTCCCGGTCAGCGCGATCCCGGCCTCATACACCGTCTCGATCGCATAATCGAACCGGGCGCGCCGGTTCTCGGCGACGGTCTTGGCTTTTTCGAACAGGGCGGGACGCGGGCGGGCCATGGAGCGCGCGATGTAGGGAGGCCGGACACGAAAGGGAAGCGGGAAGCGCGAAGGGGAAGCGGAGACCTTATGCCGCGATGTTGAGGACGAGGGCTTTGGACATAACGAGCCACTGGCCGTTTACGAACGGATGACGGATCGGTGGCTTTTTTTCGATTAGCAACTTTTCTAAGCACCCTCAACAATATCGGTTCGAACCCGAATGAAATAAAGCGTTGCACTATTAAGTGCCGTCGTTTAAATTATTCTTGATTAAAATTTTATCTAAAGTTAATAAATTTTTGGAGTTTTATAGAATGATTATAAATTTATTGTTGTTTTCTGCCATGCCGATATTGAATGCACCCTTATCGGGATATAATTCTGCAGACGATTTAACTATGGCACAAGCAATGGAATGTCGAGTTTACACAAAATTTGCAATATCTTTGTCTTTATCAGATGATTACCAACGTAATATTTATAAAAAGCAATTTTTATATTGGAAAAAGGTAACTGAAGATCTGGGTAAGAAGTCAAATCTTTCGCCAGATATTATCGATATGCGATCTAACGCTATCCCACTAAAGGCTGATCGAATTGATTCGACTTTAGCTTCCTGCCTATCGGCAACGCCAAGGAAAGCGTTTCGTTGATTGATCGGAGCAAGCAATCGACTGTCTGTCGTTAACGAATCGTCACAATTGAGCAGGAAGCCGAAGGACCACTTTCGGGAGGAATGCCCCTAAATCAGCCCCGCCAGCGCCAGCGCGGCGTCCACCGCCGCGCGGCTTGCTTCGCCCGGCGGGGTCATGGGCAGGCG of the Sphingomonas sp. BGYR3 genome contains:
- a CDS encoding M13 family metallopeptidase encodes the protein MIGACAPTATTTPAETASAPSEAPAAKAPPTYGSFGFDTAGMDRSIAPGDNFYAFANDAWSKATPIPADKSNYGMFTVLDDLSSKRTREILEATKGDANSKIGTAYASYLDTAAINAAGLAPIQPWLGQIKALKDKAGYPALVADAQKNGVGGPFGAYVNNDDKNPNVYAVTMVQSGLGMPDRDYYLSAEPRQVKVREAYLAYLTKMMTLAGEPNADARAKALLDFETAIAKVHWTRTESRDAEKTYNKRTLAQLSREAPGFDFATYFKGLGANVDSVIVAQPSAVTGIAKLIAATPVSVLKDQLLIRSLSGFADVLPEQFDREQFAFYGTTLSGTPEQEPRWKRAVNFTTGALSDDVSKLYVAKYFPPETKAAMDELVRNVTEAMGRRIDALTWMAPETKAKARAKLASFTPKIGYPDRWQDYSDLEIRAGDALGNNLRANQWAHRDNFSKLGQPIRKWEWGMTPMTVNAYANPVMNEIVFPAAILQPPFFDPNADPAVNYGGIGAVIGHEISHHFDDQGRKYDPNGALTDWWTAEDVKRFDALTAQLVKQYDGYEPLPGVKVNGSLTLGENIADLAGLTVAWDAYQHSLNGKAAPVLEGFGPEQRFYLGWAQIWRRNYREANLRQRLLTDPHSPSEQRGWVVRNLDPWYAGFNPQPTNKLYLAPDQRVRIW
- the smpB gene encoding SsrA-binding protein SmpB; the encoded protein is MARPRPALFEKAKTVAENRRARFDYAIETVYEAGIALTGTEVKSLRFGEGSIVESYAEVKDGQVWLVNSTIPEFSHGNRYNHEPKRPRKLLLHEREIRKLHGAVAREGMTLVPLSVYFNGRGRAKVELALAKGKKAHDKRETIKERDWKREQQRLLRDRG
- a CDS encoding DUF2062 domain-containing protein, with the translated sequence MADPVAGRRLIDRFLAAMPTREQLADHRLTRPFANRVLAPSLWRFTRRSVPRGVALGVVTGIMVPVAQIPATALLALPLRANIPAAAATTFITNPFTTPPIWVAAYVVGKWLLRLDEKLPGNPISAGAAAANRGWLDWLFVEAGPATLTGLVLFSILGAIIAYFGTALGWRWWIGRKWRRSRSTVASGVRNQRPTG